The Tripterygium wilfordii isolate XIE 37 chromosome 17, ASM1340144v1, whole genome shotgun sequence genome has a window encoding:
- the LOC119982337 gene encoding uncharacterized protein LOC119982337 isoform X4: protein MKMNDIVGYRFNPTDIEIIDHYLRLKLLGDVHRVRAISEVNVFKHEPWDLSGLSAIQSDSMWHFFCRKDFKYASGERVNRTTDAGYWKKTGNDRKIRKGITKQVIGAKKNLVFYTGRSPNGKKTNWVMHEFHPTFVPSGERTFVLCRLEKKEGEENDGTPGVGHEPSSDAPAGSRDHVGDNTVAAPEVIGNTSLQTLVTENGECVVDDTVFSPEVIRNASQRTLPTENGNCVLENKVSSPEGNNSIEMAIKYLASVPLELLDTILPPASEFQVQQEAVAANNIQAENCFANNREGALFNSFVNIEADDDSDLFLRGLEYVNHGEIETQVDPFVTGDDSIIDHRTNGALSGGGRSIDQSTKPFSSIGDGYRSIDQRTNPSDEFRGDWCMIDQRTQDSPVTEIIDQHRSRASVSTYEKPLAPPLCSTSLPIRLPGCTVFSDEILEIKALTICESSDGSQDSPKSLSDAAASPATEKSVPRELKSSRDSDINVFPLVENSNDSQHSAISRVSATASQAAKGSVHMQQKSYAIPRFVAASSPATKKGDKMGGKSSSSPATEKRVDTEQSYSRRINDLPLVKSCSYDSLDSSRSLFVAAASPATKKRVSVVQKSSHGINVLPMIKSADGSGGSQRTFVAAASSPAKKSVYMQQKSSPKSTSKYTKKGSTTASPARKSVYTQRKSSSRTWSEDTTEGSSSSSSDSMISLLRELKGKSVYMQQKSSPKSTSKDNTKKGSTTASPAKKSLYTQRKSSLETWSQDTTKEAKESSSDGDETWSEDATEESSSSSSDSMTSILRGLEGVKLA, encoded by the exons atgaaaatgAATGACATAGTGGGATACAGGTTTAATCCAACTGACATAGAAATCATAGACCATTATCTGAGACTGAAGCTGCTCGGCGATGTTCATCGAGTGCGGGCAATAAGCGAGGTCAATGTTTTCAAGCACGAGCCATGGGATTTAAGCG GGCTTTCTGCAATCCAGTCAGATTCGATGTGGCATTTCTTCTGTCGGAAGGATTTCAAGTACGCGAGTGGTGAAAGAGTGAACAGGACAACAGATGCTGGATACTGGAAAAAAACTGGTAATGATCGGAAAATAAGGAAAGGGATTACTAAACAAGTGATCGGTGCCAAGAAGAATTTGGTTTTCTACACGGGCCGTAGTCCTAATGGGAAGAAAACCAACTGGGTAATGCACGAGTTTCATCCCACTTTTGTCCCTTCCGGCGAG AGGACGTTTGTTCTTTGTCGCTTAGAGAAAAAAGAAGGTGAGGAGAATGATGGTACACCCGGTGTTGGACACGAACCAAGTAGCGATGCCCCTGCTGGAAGCAGAGATCATGTTGGGGATAATACGGTTGCTGCTCCAGAGGTGATAGGGAACACTTCTTTGCAGACTCTTGTGACTGAAAATGGAGAATGTGTTGTGGACGACACAGTTTTTAGTCCAGAGGTGATAAGGAATGCTTCTCAGCGGACACTTCCTACTGAAAATGGAAATTGTGTTTTGGAGAACAAAGTTTCTTCTCCAGAG GGGAATAATTCAATAGAAATGGCTATCAAATATTTGGCTTCCGTACCACTGGAGCTACTGGATACCATTCTCCCCCCTGCATCTGAATTTCAGGTGCAGCAGGAGGCCGTGGCAGCCAACAACATTCAAGCTGAAAATTGCTTTGCTAATAACCGTGAAGGAGCtctttttaattcttttgttaACATTGAAGCTGATGATGATAGCGACTTATTTCTTCGTGGTCTTGAATATGTCAACCATGGAGAAATAGAAACTCAAGTAGACCCATTCGTTACGGGCGATGACAGCATCATTGATCATAGAACAAATGGTGCATTGAGTGGTGGTGGTCGCAGCATTGATCAGAGTACAAAGCCATTCAGTTCAATTGGCGATGGTTATCGGAGCATT GATCAGAGAACAAACCCATCCGATGAATTTAGGGGCGATTGGTGCATGATTGATCAGAGAACACAG GATTCCCCAGTGACTGAAATAATTGACCAGCATAGGAGCAGAGCGAGTGTTTCTACTTATGAAAAACCACTAGCTCCTCCGCTATGTTCTACTTCGTTGCCCATTAGGTTACCGGGTTGTACGGTTTTCTCGGATGAAATTCTAGAAATTAAAGCTCTTACAATATGTGAAAGTTCTGATGGCTCCCAAGATAGCCCAAAATCTCTCTCAGATGCTGCAGCTTCACCAGCCACAGAAAAAAGTGTCCCAAGGGAACTGAAATCTTCACGTGACAGTGACATCAATGTTTTTCCACTGGTTGAAAATTCCAATGACTCTCAACATAGCGCAATATCTCGCGTCAGTGCTACAGCTTCACAAGCTGCAAAGGGAAGTGTCCATAtgcaacaaaaatcatatgcaatACCTCGCTTTGTTGCGGCATCTTCACCAGCTACCAAGAAAGGTGACAAGATGGGAGGAAAATCTTCTA GTTCACCAGCTACTGAGAAAAGAGTTGATACGGAACAAAGCTATTCCCGCAGGATCAATGATCTTCCGCTGGTCAAAAGTTGTTCTTATGACTCTCTAGATAGCTCAAGATCGCTCTTTGTCGCCGCAGCTTCACCAGCTACTAAGAAAAGAGTGAGTGTGGTACAAAAATCTTCTCATGGGATCAATGTTCTTCCAATGATCAAAAGTGCCGATGGCTCTGGAGGGAGCCAAAGAACTTTTGTTGCTGCCGCATCTTCTCCAGCTAAGAAGAGTGTGTATATGCAACAAAAATCTTCACCCAAATCAACGTCCAAATATACTAAAAAAGGATCAACGACAGCTTCACCAGCTAGGAAAAGTGTGTATACGCAACGGAAATCTTCATCGAGAACATGGTCCGAAGATACTACAGAAGGAtcaagcagcagcagcagtgaCTCAATGATCTCTTTACTGAGAGAACTTAAAGGGAAGAGTGTGTATATGCAACAAAAATCTTCACCCAAATCAACGTCAAAAGATAATACTAAAAAAGGATCAACGACAGCTTCACCAGCTAAGAAAAGTCTCTATACACAACGGAAATCTTCATTAGAAACATGGTCCCAAGATACCACAAAAGAAGCGAAAGAATCAAGCAGTGACGGTGATGAAACATGGTCCGAAGATGCTACAGAAGAATCAAGCAGCAGTAGCAGTGACTCAATGACCTCAATACTGAGAGGACTTGAAGGGGTGAAGTTAGCTTGA
- the LOC119982337 gene encoding uncharacterized protein LOC119982337 isoform X2 yields the protein MKMNDIVGYRFNPTDIEIIDHYLRLKLLGDVHRVRAISEVNVFKHEPWDLSGLSAIQSDSMWHFFCRKDFKYASGERVNRTTDAGYWKKTGNDRKIRKGITKQVIGAKKNLVFYTGRSPNGKKTNWVMHEFHPTFVPSGERTFVLCRLEKKEGEENDGTPGVGHEPSSDAPAGSRDHVGDNTVAAPEVIGNTSLQTLVTENGECVVDDTVFSPEVIRNASQRTLPTENGNCVLENKVSSPEGNNSIEMAIKYLASVPLELLDTILPPASEFQVQQEAVAANNIQAENCFANNREGALFNSFVNIEADDDSDLFLRGLEYVNHGEIETQVDPFVTGDDSIIDHRTNGALSGGGRSIDQSTKPFSSIGDGYRSIDQRTEPFTSCRGGFRSIDQRTNPSDEFRGDWCMIDQRTQDSPVTEIIDQHRSRASVSTYEKPLAPPLCSTSLPIRLPGCTVFSDEILEIKALTICESSDGSQDSPKSLSDAAASPATEKSVPRELKSSRDSDINVFPLVENSNDSQHSAISRVSATASQAAKGSVHMQQKSYAIPRFVAASSPATKKGSPATEKRVDTEQSYSRRINDLPLVKSCSYDSLDSSRSLFVAAASPATKKRVSVVQKSSHGINVLPMIKSADGSGGSQRTFVAAASSPAKKSVYMQQKSSPKSTSKYTKKGSTTASPARKSVYTQRKSSSRTWSEDTTEGSSSSSSDSMISLLRELKGKSVYMQQKSSPKSTSKDNTKKGSTTASPAKKSLYTQRKSSLETWSQDTTKEAKESSSDGDETWSEDATEESSSSSSDSMTSILRGLEGVKLA from the exons atgaaaatgAATGACATAGTGGGATACAGGTTTAATCCAACTGACATAGAAATCATAGACCATTATCTGAGACTGAAGCTGCTCGGCGATGTTCATCGAGTGCGGGCAATAAGCGAGGTCAATGTTTTCAAGCACGAGCCATGGGATTTAAGCG GGCTTTCTGCAATCCAGTCAGATTCGATGTGGCATTTCTTCTGTCGGAAGGATTTCAAGTACGCGAGTGGTGAAAGAGTGAACAGGACAACAGATGCTGGATACTGGAAAAAAACTGGTAATGATCGGAAAATAAGGAAAGGGATTACTAAACAAGTGATCGGTGCCAAGAAGAATTTGGTTTTCTACACGGGCCGTAGTCCTAATGGGAAGAAAACCAACTGGGTAATGCACGAGTTTCATCCCACTTTTGTCCCTTCCGGCGAG AGGACGTTTGTTCTTTGTCGCTTAGAGAAAAAAGAAGGTGAGGAGAATGATGGTACACCCGGTGTTGGACACGAACCAAGTAGCGATGCCCCTGCTGGAAGCAGAGATCATGTTGGGGATAATACGGTTGCTGCTCCAGAGGTGATAGGGAACACTTCTTTGCAGACTCTTGTGACTGAAAATGGAGAATGTGTTGTGGACGACACAGTTTTTAGTCCAGAGGTGATAAGGAATGCTTCTCAGCGGACACTTCCTACTGAAAATGGAAATTGTGTTTTGGAGAACAAAGTTTCTTCTCCAGAG GGGAATAATTCAATAGAAATGGCTATCAAATATTTGGCTTCCGTACCACTGGAGCTACTGGATACCATTCTCCCCCCTGCATCTGAATTTCAGGTGCAGCAGGAGGCCGTGGCAGCCAACAACATTCAAGCTGAAAATTGCTTTGCTAATAACCGTGAAGGAGCtctttttaattcttttgttaACATTGAAGCTGATGATGATAGCGACTTATTTCTTCGTGGTCTTGAATATGTCAACCATGGAGAAATAGAAACTCAAGTAGACCCATTCGTTACGGGCGATGACAGCATCATTGATCATAGAACAAATGGTGCATTGAGTGGTGGTGGTCGCAGCATTGATCAGAGTACAAAGCCATTCAGTTCAATTGGCGATGGTTATCGGAGCATTGATCAGAGAACAGAGCCATTCACTTCATGTAGAGGTGGTTTTCGCAGCATTGATCAGAGAACAAACCCATCCGATGAATTTAGGGGCGATTGGTGCATGATTGATCAGAGAACACAG GATTCCCCAGTGACTGAAATAATTGACCAGCATAGGAGCAGAGCGAGTGTTTCTACTTATGAAAAACCACTAGCTCCTCCGCTATGTTCTACTTCGTTGCCCATTAGGTTACCGGGTTGTACGGTTTTCTCGGATGAAATTCTAGAAATTAAAGCTCTTACAATATGTGAAAGTTCTGATGGCTCCCAAGATAGCCCAAAATCTCTCTCAGATGCTGCAGCTTCACCAGCCACAGAAAAAAGTGTCCCAAGGGAACTGAAATCTTCACGTGACAGTGACATCAATGTTTTTCCACTGGTTGAAAATTCCAATGACTCTCAACATAGCGCAATATCTCGCGTCAGTGCTACAGCTTCACAAGCTGCAAAGGGAAGTGTCCATAtgcaacaaaaatcatatgcaatACCTCGCTTTGTTGCGGCATCTTCACCAGCTACCAAGAAAG GTTCACCAGCTACTGAGAAAAGAGTTGATACGGAACAAAGCTATTCCCGCAGGATCAATGATCTTCCGCTGGTCAAAAGTTGTTCTTATGACTCTCTAGATAGCTCAAGATCGCTCTTTGTCGCCGCAGCTTCACCAGCTACTAAGAAAAGAGTGAGTGTGGTACAAAAATCTTCTCATGGGATCAATGTTCTTCCAATGATCAAAAGTGCCGATGGCTCTGGAGGGAGCCAAAGAACTTTTGTTGCTGCCGCATCTTCTCCAGCTAAGAAGAGTGTGTATATGCAACAAAAATCTTCACCCAAATCAACGTCCAAATATACTAAAAAAGGATCAACGACAGCTTCACCAGCTAGGAAAAGTGTGTATACGCAACGGAAATCTTCATCGAGAACATGGTCCGAAGATACTACAGAAGGAtcaagcagcagcagcagtgaCTCAATGATCTCTTTACTGAGAGAACTTAAAGGGAAGAGTGTGTATATGCAACAAAAATCTTCACCCAAATCAACGTCAAAAGATAATACTAAAAAAGGATCAACGACAGCTTCACCAGCTAAGAAAAGTCTCTATACACAACGGAAATCTTCATTAGAAACATGGTCCCAAGATACCACAAAAGAAGCGAAAGAATCAAGCAGTGACGGTGATGAAACATGGTCCGAAGATGCTACAGAAGAATCAAGCAGCAGTAGCAGTGACTCAATGACCTCAATACTGAGAGGACTTGAAGGGGTGAAGTTAGCTTGA
- the LOC119982337 gene encoding uncharacterized protein LOC119982337 isoform X3, which yields MKMNDIVGYRFNPTDIEIIDHYLRLKLLGDVHRVRAISEVNVFKHEPWDLSGLSAIQSDSMWHFFCRKDFKYASGERVNRTTDAGYWKKTGNDRKIRKGITKQVIGAKKNLVFYTGRSPNGKKTNWVMHEFHPTFVPSGERTFVLCRLEKKEGEENDGTPGVGHEPSSDAPAGSRDHVGDNTVAAPEVIGNTSLQTLVTENGECVVDDTVFSPEVIRNASQRTLPTENGNCVLENKVSSPEGNNSIEMAIKYLASVPLELLDTILPPASEFQVQQEAVAANNIQAENCFANNREGALFNSFVNIEADDDSDLFLRGLEYVNHGEIETQVDPFVTGDDSIIDHRTNGALSGGGRSIDQSTKPFSSIGDGYRSIDQRTNPSDEFRGDWCMIDQRTQDSPVTEIIDQHRSRASVSTYEKPLAPPLCSTSLPIRLPGCTVFSDEILEIKALTICESSDGSQDSPKSLSDAAASPATEKSVPRELKSSRDSDINVFPLVENSNDSQHSAISRVSATASQAAKGSVHMQQKSYAIPRFVAASSPATKKGDKMGGKSSSSPATEKRVDTEQSYSRRINDLPLVKSCSYDSLDSSRSLFVAAASPATKKRVSVVQKSSHGINVLPMIKSADGSGGSQRTFVAAASSPAKKSVYMQQKSSPKSTSKYTKKGSTTASPARKSVYTQRKSSSRTWSEDTTEGSSSSSSDSMISLLRELKGKSVYMQQKSSPKSTSKDNTKKGSTTASPAKKSLYTQRKSSLETWSQDTTKEAKESSSDGDETWSEDATEESSSSSSDSMTSILRGLEGVKLA from the exons atgaaaatgAATGACATAGTGGGATACAGGTTTAATCCAACTGACATAGAAATCATAGACCATTATCTGAGACTGAAGCTGCTCGGCGATGTTCATCGAGTGCGGGCAATAAGCGAGGTCAATGTTTTCAAGCACGAGCCATGGGATTTAAGCG GGCTTTCTGCAATCCAGTCAGATTCGATGTGGCATTTCTTCTGTCGGAAGGATTTCAAGTACGCGAGTGGTGAAAGAGTGAACAGGACAACAGATGCTGGATACTGGAAAAAAACTGGTAATGATCGGAAAATAAGGAAAGGGATTACTAAACAAGTGATCGGTGCCAAGAAGAATTTGGTTTTCTACACGGGCCGTAGTCCTAATGGGAAGAAAACCAACTGGGTAATGCACGAGTTTCATCCCACTTTTGTCCCTTCCGGCGAG AGGACGTTTGTTCTTTGTCGCTTAGAGAAAAAAGAAGGTGAGGAGAATGATGGTACACCCGGTGTTGGACACGAACCAAGTAGCGATGCCCCTGCTGGAAGCAGAGATCATGTTGGGGATAATACGGTTGCTGCTCCAGAGGTGATAGGGAACACTTCTTTGCAGACTCTTGTGACTGAAAATGGAGAATGTGTTGTGGACGACACAGTTTTTAGTCCAGAGGTGATAAGGAATGCTTCTCAGCGGACACTTCCTACTGAAAATGGAAATTGTGTTTTGGAGAACAAAGTTTCTTCTCCAGAG GGGAATAATTCAATAGAAATGGCTATCAAATATTTGGCTTCCGTACCACTGGAGCTACTGGATACCATTCTCCCCCCTGCATCTGAATTTCAGGTGCAGCAGGAGGCCGTGGCAGCCAACAACATTCAAGCTGAAAATTGCTTTGCTAATAACCGTGAAGGAGCtctttttaattcttttgttaACATTGAAGCTGATGATGATAGCGACTTATTTCTTCGTGGTCTTGAATATGTCAACCATGGAGAAATAGAAACTCAAGTAGACCCATTCGTTACGGGCGATGACAGCATCATTGATCATAGAACAAATGGTGCATTGAGTGGTGGTGGTCGCAGCATTGATCAGAGTACAAAGCCATTCAGTTCAATTGGCGATGGTTATCGG AGCATTGATCAGAGAACAAACCCATCCGATGAATTTAGGGGCGATTGGTGCATGATTGATCAGAGAACACAG GATTCCCCAGTGACTGAAATAATTGACCAGCATAGGAGCAGAGCGAGTGTTTCTACTTATGAAAAACCACTAGCTCCTCCGCTATGTTCTACTTCGTTGCCCATTAGGTTACCGGGTTGTACGGTTTTCTCGGATGAAATTCTAGAAATTAAAGCTCTTACAATATGTGAAAGTTCTGATGGCTCCCAAGATAGCCCAAAATCTCTCTCAGATGCTGCAGCTTCACCAGCCACAGAAAAAAGTGTCCCAAGGGAACTGAAATCTTCACGTGACAGTGACATCAATGTTTTTCCACTGGTTGAAAATTCCAATGACTCTCAACATAGCGCAATATCTCGCGTCAGTGCTACAGCTTCACAAGCTGCAAAGGGAAGTGTCCATAtgcaacaaaaatcatatgcaatACCTCGCTTTGTTGCGGCATCTTCACCAGCTACCAAGAAAGGTGACAAGATGGGAGGAAAATCTTCTA GTTCACCAGCTACTGAGAAAAGAGTTGATACGGAACAAAGCTATTCCCGCAGGATCAATGATCTTCCGCTGGTCAAAAGTTGTTCTTATGACTCTCTAGATAGCTCAAGATCGCTCTTTGTCGCCGCAGCTTCACCAGCTACTAAGAAAAGAGTGAGTGTGGTACAAAAATCTTCTCATGGGATCAATGTTCTTCCAATGATCAAAAGTGCCGATGGCTCTGGAGGGAGCCAAAGAACTTTTGTTGCTGCCGCATCTTCTCCAGCTAAGAAGAGTGTGTATATGCAACAAAAATCTTCACCCAAATCAACGTCCAAATATACTAAAAAAGGATCAACGACAGCTTCACCAGCTAGGAAAAGTGTGTATACGCAACGGAAATCTTCATCGAGAACATGGTCCGAAGATACTACAGAAGGAtcaagcagcagcagcagtgaCTCAATGATCTCTTTACTGAGAGAACTTAAAGGGAAGAGTGTGTATATGCAACAAAAATCTTCACCCAAATCAACGTCAAAAGATAATACTAAAAAAGGATCAACGACAGCTTCACCAGCTAAGAAAAGTCTCTATACACAACGGAAATCTTCATTAGAAACATGGTCCCAAGATACCACAAAAGAAGCGAAAGAATCAAGCAGTGACGGTGATGAAACATGGTCCGAAGATGCTACAGAAGAATCAAGCAGCAGTAGCAGTGACTCAATGACCTCAATACTGAGAGGACTTGAAGGGGTGAAGTTAGCTTGA
- the LOC119982337 gene encoding uncharacterized protein LOC119982337 isoform X5, giving the protein MKMNDIVGYRFNPTDIEIIDHYLRLKLLGDVHRVRAISEVNVFKHEPWDLSGLSAIQSDSMWHFFCRKDFKYASGERVNRTTDAGYWKKTGNDRKIRKGITKQVIGAKKNLVFYTGRSPNGKKTNWVMHEFHPTFVPSGERTFVLCRLEKKEGEENDGTPGVGHEPSSDAPAGSRDHVGDNTVAAPEVIGNTSLQTLVTENGECVVDDTVFSPEVIRNASQRTLPTENGNCVLENKVSSPEGNNSIEMAIKYLASVPLELLDTILPPASEFQVQQEAVAANNIQAENCFANNREGALFNSFVNIEADDDSDLFLRGLEYVNHGEIETQVDPFVTGDDSIIDHRTNGALSGGGRSIDQSTKPFSSIGDGYRSIDQRTNPSDEFRGDWCMIDQRTQDSPVTEIIDQHRSRASVSTYEKPLAPPLCSTSLPIRLPGCTVFSDEILEIKALTICESSDGSQDSPKSLSDAAASPATEKSVPRELKSSRDSDINVFPLVENSNDSQHSAISRVSATASQAAKGSVHMQQKSYAIPRFVAASSPATKKGDKMGGKSSSSPATEKRVDTEQSYSRRINDLPLVKSCSYDSLDSSRSLFVAAASPATKKRVSVVQKSSHGINVLPMIKSADGSGGSQRTFVAAASSPAKKSVYMQQKSSPKSTSKYTKKGSTTASPARKSVYTQRKSSSRTWSEDTTEGSSSSSSDSMISLLRELKGKSVYMQQKSSPKSTSKDNTKKGSTTASPAKKSLYTQRKSSLETWSQDTTKEAKESSSDGDETWSEDATEESSSSSSDSMTSILRGLEGVKLA; this is encoded by the exons atgaaaatgAATGACATAGTGGGATACAGGTTTAATCCAACTGACATAGAAATCATAGACCATTATCTGAGACTGAAGCTGCTCGGCGATGTTCATCGAGTGCGGGCAATAAGCGAGGTCAATGTTTTCAAGCACGAGCCATGGGATTTAAGCG GGCTTTCTGCAATCCAGTCAGATTCGATGTGGCATTTCTTCTGTCGGAAGGATTTCAAGTACGCGAGTGGTGAAAGAGTGAACAGGACAACAGATGCTGGATACTGGAAAAAAACTGGTAATGATCGGAAAATAAGGAAAGGGATTACTAAACAAGTGATCGGTGCCAAGAAGAATTTGGTTTTCTACACGGGCCGTAGTCCTAATGGGAAGAAAACCAACTGGGTAATGCACGAGTTTCATCCCACTTTTGTCCCTTCCGGCGAG AGGACGTTTGTTCTTTGTCGCTTAGAGAAAAAAGAAGGTGAGGAGAATGATGGTACACCCGGTGTTGGACACGAACCAAGTAGCGATGCCCCTGCTGGAAGCAGAGATCATGTTGGGGATAATACGGTTGCTGCTCCAGAGGTGATAGGGAACACTTCTTTGCAGACTCTTGTGACTGAAAATGGAGAATGTGTTGTGGACGACACAGTTTTTAGTCCAGAGGTGATAAGGAATGCTTCTCAGCGGACACTTCCTACTGAAAATGGAAATTGTGTTTTGGAGAACAAAGTTTCTTCTCCAGAG GGGAATAATTCAATAGAAATGGCTATCAAATATTTGGCTTCCGTACCACTGGAGCTACTGGATACCATTCTCCCCCCTGCATCTGAATTTCAGGTGCAGCAGGAGGCCGTGGCAGCCAACAACATTCAAGCTGAAAATTGCTTTGCTAATAACCGTGAAGGAGCtctttttaattcttttgttaACATTGAAGCTGATGATGATAGCGACTTATTTCTTCGTGGTCTTGAATATGTCAACCATGGAGAAATAGAAACTCAAGTAGACCCATTCGTTACGGGCGATGACAGCATCATTGATCATAGAACAAATGGTGCATTGAGTGGTGGTGGTCGCAGCATTGATCAGAGTACAAAGCCATTCAGTTCAATTGGCGATGGTTATCGGAGCATTGATCA GAGAACAAACCCATCCGATGAATTTAGGGGCGATTGGTGCATGATTGATCAGAGAACACAG GATTCCCCAGTGACTGAAATAATTGACCAGCATAGGAGCAGAGCGAGTGTTTCTACTTATGAAAAACCACTAGCTCCTCCGCTATGTTCTACTTCGTTGCCCATTAGGTTACCGGGTTGTACGGTTTTCTCGGATGAAATTCTAGAAATTAAAGCTCTTACAATATGTGAAAGTTCTGATGGCTCCCAAGATAGCCCAAAATCTCTCTCAGATGCTGCAGCTTCACCAGCCACAGAAAAAAGTGTCCCAAGGGAACTGAAATCTTCACGTGACAGTGACATCAATGTTTTTCCACTGGTTGAAAATTCCAATGACTCTCAACATAGCGCAATATCTCGCGTCAGTGCTACAGCTTCACAAGCTGCAAAGGGAAGTGTCCATAtgcaacaaaaatcatatgcaatACCTCGCTTTGTTGCGGCATCTTCACCAGCTACCAAGAAAGGTGACAAGATGGGAGGAAAATCTTCTA GTTCACCAGCTACTGAGAAAAGAGTTGATACGGAACAAAGCTATTCCCGCAGGATCAATGATCTTCCGCTGGTCAAAAGTTGTTCTTATGACTCTCTAGATAGCTCAAGATCGCTCTTTGTCGCCGCAGCTTCACCAGCTACTAAGAAAAGAGTGAGTGTGGTACAAAAATCTTCTCATGGGATCAATGTTCTTCCAATGATCAAAAGTGCCGATGGCTCTGGAGGGAGCCAAAGAACTTTTGTTGCTGCCGCATCTTCTCCAGCTAAGAAGAGTGTGTATATGCAACAAAAATCTTCACCCAAATCAACGTCCAAATATACTAAAAAAGGATCAACGACAGCTTCACCAGCTAGGAAAAGTGTGTATACGCAACGGAAATCTTCATCGAGAACATGGTCCGAAGATACTACAGAAGGAtcaagcagcagcagcagtgaCTCAATGATCTCTTTACTGAGAGAACTTAAAGGGAAGAGTGTGTATATGCAACAAAAATCTTCACCCAAATCAACGTCAAAAGATAATACTAAAAAAGGATCAACGACAGCTTCACCAGCTAAGAAAAGTCTCTATACACAACGGAAATCTTCATTAGAAACATGGTCCCAAGATACCACAAAAGAAGCGAAAGAATCAAGCAGTGACGGTGATGAAACATGGTCCGAAGATGCTACAGAAGAATCAAGCAGCAGTAGCAGTGACTCAATGACCTCAATACTGAGAGGACTTGAAGGGGTGAAGTTAGCTTGA